The following coding sequences are from one Ignavibacteriales bacterium window:
- a CDS encoding DNA-processing protein DprA translates to MSVIGSGLDVIYPPENKKLFDEIAEKGLIISEYILKTKPDAQNFPRRNRIISGLSLGCVIIESGAEGGAMQTARFALDQNREVFAVPVILGSVNLKVRTC, encoded by the coding sequence ATCTCAGTTATCGGATCAGGATTAGATGTTATCTATCCACCGGAAAATAAAAAATTATTTGATGAAATAGCTGAGAAAGGATTAATCATCTCTGAATACATACTCAAGACGAAACCTGACGCACAAAATTTTCCCAGACGAAATAGAATTATTTCGGGATTAAGTCTTGGTTGTGTGATAATTGAAAGCGGCGCAGAAGGCGGGGCGATGCAAACTGCCCGATTTGCTCTTGATCAAAACCGGGAGGTTTTTGCCGTACCAGTAATCTTGGGATCCGTCAATCTGAAGGTACGAACTTGCTGA